The sequence below is a genomic window from Setaria italica strain Yugu1 chromosome IV, Setaria_italica_v2.0, whole genome shotgun sequence.
GTTGCAATTTATCCAATAGTTTGTGCGAAAAGAAAATTGCTTATCAATTTACTTGTTCTAGTTCATGTTGCAATTGATATTGTTTTGTAAAGTATGACAAATTAATGGGCTATTTTGTACCGTACTAGGCACCCTTTGTATGATTGTTCGGTTCGCTAACATCTATGTACACCCAATCTTAAATTCCTGCGTCCGCCATTGTTTACATGTGTGTCTAAACCATGTTCTTCATGCAAGGACAGTGGATTGCTTCAGTGCTACAATATTTGCCACCTGAAGAACCTGCAAGCTCTGGGGATTATTCAAgctaataaaaatttggttTCACATCTGGGCAACATGACACTGATGAGAAGTTTGGCTATAATGAAAGTGCGGCAAAGCTACATTGCAGAGTTATGGAGCTCCCTGACAAAGATGCCTAACCTGAGCAGGTTGCTTATTTCAGCGTGTGATATGGATGAGATTCTTAATCTGAACATGCTAGAGGCCTTACCGAATCTTAAACTCTTGTGGATGGCAGGAAAGTTAGAGGGGGGCATGCTCCCGCCTTTGTTTGCTGAGTTTGAAAATTTGACATGGTTAAAATTGGACTGGTCTGATCTGAAGAAGGATACTATTAGCTCCTTCTCTCACATGTTAAATCTTGTTGATCTGCGTCTCTTCGGGGCATATGGTGGGCAACAGGTAACCTTTTGTATAGGGTGGTTCCGCAAGCTCAAAACTCTGCAATTAGCTGACATGGAACATCTGACTCAGATTGAGATGGAGGAACAAAAAATGGTGAGTCTACATGTTTTGGAACTTAGTAGTTTGAGGAATCTAAAGTCTGTACCTGAGGGTATCAAGTACATTACTACACTCAATAATATGTTTCTGATAGATATGTCAATTGAGTTCATAGAAAGACTGCAAGGAAGTGATAATCACATTGTTCAACATGTACGTAACATCCATAAATTTGGCCCTTCTGATTCTCAAGCAGGTAATATCCATTTTCTTAGTATGCCAACTATTTGATGAAACGATTAGCTGTCATAAGATATTAAAGTAGATTTAGATCTCAAAAGTTCAGATGTGAAGAGAGATAAGaccaaaaaaattatacaaaagAAATTGCTTGCAAAGCTTATTAGTAAAATAGCTCTAGACATTTTGTTAAAATATCTCTAGACAttttgttctttctttctttcttattcACCATGGTGCTTTTATTATTTATACAGCTTAATAAAAACAGGCTTGTTGATATTGCAGTAAATAACTCCATTTCTTCGGAATTCCTTGCCCAAAAGTATGGCCCTGGTGCGATTAAGTCCGTCCCTACAAAATGAACTTCACTGCCCCTTAAGAGTTGGTTGGGAACCATCAGCAAGAAATATGCAGTTCTTGTGTTGTCCAATAATTCGAGGAGTGAACCATGTGTAGTTCATCTAGGTGCCAGATCACTGGATGGggtaattatttttcttttgaagattGTGTATTTGCTGAAAATGTCCATCAGAGTTCAGAAGAGTCATCTGACGAGCAGAATATTTCAGTGGTGGCATTTTGTAGCGTGCAAATATGAGCAGGACGCAAAACCTGACAGTGTTTAAGTATAGTTTTGAATCTTCATGTTATTACCACTAAACATGTCAATTCTTACAAGCTGTAAACTTGATAGCTTGAAATTTTATACCTACTGGCAATTACCATGGCCTGGTCCTCCCTTGTTTCCTATCAGGATTTAGATTAAATCCTAAGGACTTTGCAGAAATCCTGAAAAAGATCATTTGGATATGAAGGTCTGCAAATGGATATTCAGGTATGATAGCCGGTCCTGCATGCCGGAAACATACATGAAGATACCTCCCAGTTAACCAGCAGGCGGTCGAAATTGGCGTGCAACAGCATGAACTGATGCTAATGCAGTAATACGTACAGTTCTTGATATTCTTTAAGTTGACGAGGTCATTACTAAACctcttcttttttaaaaaagaagaagagtgAGTATGCTATTTCAGAATGCGTATTCTGCAGTCAATCACTTCCCAATGGAAGCAGCATAGGCTGAAAAGACTGAGTCTCAAAAGAGACAGCAAACTGTTTCGTGTTTGATTGAGGAAACGCTGGTTGCCATCACAAGGTTACAGTCACAATTAGTGTAAAATGCTGTACCCTGCTGACATGAGCATCTTAGATTATCCAAGACAAGTCGTATAAGGCCCACATTTACAAATGCCAAGGTCAAAGATGAAATCATCTCTCAATCAAGGTGTTTTAGAGAGATTGGCATTTTGGTCTTGCTGACCCAAAGACAGCGGCGAAGAGGCTCACGCTTGCCATTTGCCAAGTGACACGCGGAGGGAGGGCATGATCGCCGAGGCGCAGTAATTCTGCCGCGGCTGCCTCCTCTGCTTCTTTCTTTCTGATCTCTTCGTCGGCTTCCCCTTCGTCTCCCATCCTCTgctcgacgacgccgacgccaaGGTAGTCATGTAGACAAGCTTCttgcccctcctccctctctgcgACCTCCTGCACCGATGCTACCGACCTCTCGCGCAATCCATTCGATCTGCCATTGTTAATCGCACAACACTTTTCTTCTTGAATACCACATGCCCGTTTGATTCATTCTATCTGACGTTACTTCCATTTTGTACAACAATATAATGTTTAGAATAACTTGTCATTTATTTTGTTCATAATAATAGCAGGACAGCAGGAGCTGTGTGTGGGTACTGCTCAGAAGTATATGCATCTGATTCTGAATTTCTGGCAAAGTGATAATTTTTTGAGGGGCGGGGGAAAGAAAATATGGCAGATGCTCTGTTTGCAGTTCTCAGAAAAGTTGTCAGTTTCCATGGGAGAAGGGGCACTATATAGAGAGGATCGGTATGGAGGTGGCCCAAGTAGCGCCAATTTTGACAGATTTTCAGCATAGCATGAAACAAATCGAGGGCGAGCTTTCGATTTTGCATGCCTTTATTGGCCAGGTTAGTACACAGAAAGGTGGTGACAAGGCATTTGATGCTTGGTTGGACCAAGTTAGAGATGTCGCTCATGAGGTGGAAGACATCATTGACGAGTATTTGTGAAAAATGTCCGTCAGATGAGTCGCAGGACAAGTAGAGCATTTTCAGTGGCCACATATTATAGCGTGCATACATTTTTTAATAATGAAAGATAATATTCCAGCTTTATTCAAAAATGCATCAGATCACAAACATAGAGGGGTACATATCCAAAAGAATTTTGGAATATGTAGCCAAGGCATCAGAAGATCTGATATACTAAAAAGAAATAACAAAatataagaaaaggaaaaagaaaaatctctaTCTTGTTTCGTAAAGTCGCCTCCAAATGAACCGACTCCAAATGAACCGACTTCTCTTCGTAGGTGAAATCAAAATCAAAGCATGAGCCAATCTAACAACGGGGAAGAGAAGCAACTCCATCTGCTGATTGATGCTCTCACCACAAAATCAAGACCGCAGCAAAACCATCCACACTTCTACTAACACAGTCAATGAGGATAAGCAAGATACCAGTAGCTATTGAAGACTCCAAGTTGGGCAACCACAGCACCCGCACGAAGTACACTACCACTCAAAATTTCTGAAACGACGCCTCCACCAAGGAAACAACGACAGTTGTTGCCGTCGCTACCCATTAGGATAAAATTTTCACCTGGAGACTTAGTGATGGGGTGGGCTCGAGACAAAGTGATGGCGCCTTCAAGAAGGAAAACGGCACCCAAAGGCGTTGGCGCCACTGAAACCGGCTAAGGCCAGCATGACTTTCACTATCGTACCCTAGCCCACCACAACATAACCCAAAAGGTTGACGAAACGTGTCCAATACCACGCCATCGCCGATTCGGAGGCCGAAGCATACGTGATCAGGCCATCCCTGACAATGTTGAGGCATAATTTCTGTCCTTCTGTTATCACTAAACACGTCAATCTGTACAAGTTATGTACTGTGAATTGTTATACTTCACCAATTACCATGGCCTGGACCCAGAGACCCAGAGTCCTCCTCCCATGCCGTCTCTGCTGTTGGGGGAATCCTCAAAAATGTTGAAGGAAGACCACATGTTTGGTAGGAAGGGCTGCTTCAGAAACTTCGGGGATTTTGTGTGACACCGGCAACTGAGGTCAAAGATCAAACCAATTCTCAGTTTGATATTTCAAACTTCATGGGAACCTAGCTGACCGCGGCCAAGTTTATACTTTATACTAAGCTGATGCCCATGCGCTGCTGATTCCACAGCATTTGACGTGAGGGGCGCCGCTCTTTTTTACCAGTGGCCGGGCTTGCATCAGAGATATGGGCATTCTTGGCCTCACTGACCCCAAGACGGGAAGCTTGCAATCTGCAGGTGCCACGCGGAGTTGAGGGGGCGTGGCGTTGCCCGTGATTGCGGTTGCGCCATTCTTCAACGGCGGCCGCCTCGGCCGCTTCGTCTCATCGGCTTCTGCTTCGTCTCgctcctcctccagtcctctGCAACCCGAGGTAGGcacgccgtcctcctcctcctcccccctggCATTTTGCGTTCGTGCTGCTGCTACTAATCCGTAGGGGGGTAGGAGGACGATGCATTTTTCTTGCACGCCGCTGTACGATCGATTCGTCGAACACCCTATGGGCATACGAGTGCCGTAGATACCGGGATTATGGGGATGAGGAATCATACTTCTTTCTCTCGTCATGAAATTGATCTCAGCAACCATGCCCCGTTCATGTCTTTATGCTTTAAATTTTTTGCTTGCTGATCAGACAGCCAAATCTTTTCTTCTTGATTACATCGAATCTGCTAGACCTTACCATCACTTTGCGCAACACTATTGTGTTTTGACAtgccatttttttccttttcaattaTCACAGACAGAGACAGTCAGCTGTGTGTGAGTACTGCTCAGTAATATATGCATCTGATTCTGACAAAGTGATGATTTTTTGAGCGAGTGGAGCAAAAATGGCAGATGCCCTGTTTGTGGTTCTCAGAAAAGTTGCCCTTTCCCTGGGAGAAGGTGTGCTAGAGAGGATCGGCACGGAGCTGGCCGAAGTAGCACCGATTTTGACAGATTTTGAGCACAGCATGAAACAAATCGAGGGTGAGCTCTCTATCCTGAAGGCCTTTATTGACCAGGTTAGTACACACAAAGATGGCGACAAGGCATTTGATGCCTGGTTGGACCAAGTTAGAGATGTTGCCCTTGAGGTGGAAGACATCATTGATGAGTATGCTTACCTTACTGCACAGGCCCCAGATACAAGCAGCTTCTTCAAGAGAAAGTTCCATCAGATCAAGAACTTTGCAGCATGGCAGAAGTTCCCTAGCCAGGTCAGTCAAGTAGAAGCTCGAATTCAGAGGCTAACGGAAATGAGGAATCGGTATGGCATCTCGTTAGGTGAACTAGACAAAAGTAACAAGTTGCAGCAATACAATCAGTTCTCGACGTCAGATTTCGCTTACCTGACTGATAACTCTGAGATAGTGGGGAATACCGATGAGATTGCAAGATTGACACACTGGCTTCTTGAGGAGAAGCAAGACCGAACTTTAATTGCTATCTTTGGTATGGGAGGTTTAGGCAAAACTACAATCACAAGCAGTGTCTACAAGAATCAAAAGATCAGAAGAAATTTTGATTGTCGCGCATGGGTTACCTTATCTCAGACTTACCAAGCTGAAGAACTACTTAGAGAAATCATAAATCAGCTAATAGACCAGAGATCAAGCATGGCAAGTGGTTTAATGACCATGAATCGAATGAGATTGATTGAGGTGATACAAAGCTATCTACAGGACAAAAAGTATATGATTGTCTTGGATGATGTTTGGGATAAGGATGCTTGGTTATTTTTGAACTATGCATTTGTCAGAAACAACTGTGGTAGTAAAGTGCTAATAACAACCCGGCAAAAAGACGTGTCCTCTTTGGCTACTGGCAGCTATGTTATTGAAATGAAAACACTGAAATATGCTGAATCTTGGGAACTATTCTGTAAGAAGGCATTTTGTGCATCAAAAGACAACATATGTCCTGATAATCTTATATCTTGGGCAAACAAAATTGTTACCAAGTGTCAAGGACTGCCCCTGGCCATTGTAACAATTGGCAGTATTCTGTCATACCGTGAATTAGAGGAGCAGGTGTGGAAGTTTTTCTACGATCAACTTAGCTGGCACATAGCAAACAATCCAGAGCTCAATTGGATTTCGAGTGTCCTGAATTTGAGCTTGAATAACCTCCCAAGTTATCTGAGGAGCTGCTTTTTATACTGCAGCCTCTTTCCTGAAGATTACAAGATTAAAAGGAAACTGATTTCCAAGCTATGGATTGCAGAAGGTCTTGTggaagagagaggagatggAACAACAATGGAGGAAGTTGCCGAGTGTTACCTTATGGAGCTCACTCAACGCTCTCTTCTTCAGGTCACAGAAAAGAATGCATGTGGAAGGGCTAGAACATTTCTGATGCATGATCTTGTGCGAGAGGTAACTCTGATACTTGCTAAAAAAGAGAAGTTTGGTATTGCTTATGGCAACGGTGGTACAGCCCAAGTTGCACATGAAGCTCGCCGCTTAAGCATCCAAAGAGGTGCCAAGTCCTTAAATTCTTTGGCAAGTTCACGGCTCCGCTCCTTTATTTTGTTTGATACTGAAGTACCGTCTTCTTGGATATATGATGTTTCATCAAGTTTCAGACTGCTGAGGGTCCTATGCCTTAGATTTGCCAATATTGAGCAAGTTccatgcgtggtcacagaattGTATAACTTGCGTTATGTGGATCTTTCACACACAAAAGTGAAGAAGATACCAGCATCGTTCAGCAAACTGGTTAACCTTCAAGTGTTGGATCTCAGATTCAGCTACGTGGATGAGTTGCCACTGGAAATTACTATGCTAACTAATTTGCGGCATTTACATGTGTTTGTAGTCCATGATGTTCAACAAAGATCATTGAATTGCTTTGGCTCCACCAAATTTCTTGGCAACATTTGTCATCTAAAGAATCTGCAAGCCTTATACACTATTTCAGCCAATAAACATTTGGTTTTGCAGCTGGAGAACTTGACACAGATGAGAGGTTTGGGTATCATGAAAGTGCAGCAAAGCTACATTGCTGAGTTATGGAACTCCCTGACTATGATGCCTAACCTGAGCAGACTGCTGCTTTTTGCGTCTGATATGGATGAGATTCTAAACTTGAAAATGCTTAGGGCGTTACCAAATCTGAAGCTCCTCTGGTTGGCAGGAAAATTAGATGGAGGCATGGTCCCATCACTATTTTCTAAGTTTGAGAAAATAACACAGTTAAAAATGGACTGGTCTGGTCTGAATGAGGACCCTATTAGCTCCTTATCGCACATGTTAAATTTAGTTAATCTGTGTCTCGTCCGAGCATATGATGGGCAACAGCTAACTTTTTGTGCAGGATGGTTCCCTAAGCTCATAACTTTGCAGTTAATTGACATGGAACATCTGGATCTGATTGAGATAGAGGATGGAACATTGATGAGTCTACATACTTTGGAACTTACTGGTTTAAGGAACCTTAAAGCTGTACCAGAGGGCATCAAGTACCTCAGGACACTCGACCAGATGTTTCTGACAGATATGCCAAACGAGTTCATAGAAAGGCTGCTAGGAAGTGACAAACACATTGTTCAACACATACCTGACATCCACAATTTTGGCTCTTCTGATTCTCAAGCAGGTACAATCCATTTTCTTAGTATGTGAATTACGTGATGAAATAACTAATATAGTCATCATAAGACAGATATTGATCTAAGTTTAAAGTAAACAGATAGACACAAAAGTATAAAAAAGGGGAAACTATTCACAAAGCTTATTATCAAAATATATCCAAATATTTGGTTTCATCTTCCCTTCTTATAATCTTATTCCCCACAATGCTTCTATTATTTGTAAAGCATAATAAAAGCTGGTTTGTTGATATTGCAGCAAATAACTTCATTTCTTCGGAATACCTTGCCAAAAAGTACGGCGCTGGTGCAATTAACTACTCCCCTGCAGAGTGAGGCTCATCTGGCACTCTCTCCAGGGGCTGTCAGCAAGAAATATGTGGCTCCTTTTGTAGGCCAGGGAGAGTGAATAAAAAAGCAGTTCATCTAGTTACCAGGACAGTATATGAGCGATTTTTTTCTGTTAAGCAGTATCTGATGGTGTTAAGCGTAGTTTCCATCTTATTATACCAATCAAGTTAATTTTGTACTGGTTGTATACTACAGACTGCTGCACTTGCTACCATTTAACATGCCTGATAACTAATGTTGTAAAGTTACCGAGGTCATTTCAAAACCCTttaaaggaaaagaagaagtcACAGAAAAGAGCAATTTCAGAAAGCATCTTATGCGGTTGACAATTGTTTCCAACATAACAGATTGAAAATTACTGAGAACTCAAATTTAATAGCCAGCAAATATGGTTTTGTGTAATCGAGGAGGTGTGGTCCGCTTCACATTACAAGATTGCAATCGAGAGCAGTGTAAATGCGGTACCCTGAAAACAAGTGTTTTGTTCTGTACAAGTGTGGTGAGATGCGCACATGAGAATTGCTAGCCGCTAAGGTTAGCATGCAGGAGGCAGTGGAAGTGGTGCATGGCCATCTCCACGGACGGAGCGTATCTTCCAACGCCGTAAGCTGGTGACTCCAGGCCCCGCTGAACCCCCTCACAGAGTGCAATGTCCTCCATCTGCAGGTATGAGATGCAACTATCAAGCAGCAGCATTGAAATGCCTACGCCTGGTGAATATCAATGTAAAAGCTGTTCTACTATACACATGGATTAGACTGCTTGCTTGTGATGCTGCAAGCCTGAGAGAAACTGAGTTTAGCTTCCTGTTTGTTCATCTAATCGCGCAATATAGCAATTTATAATATGCATCATGGAATCAGGAGTTTCATGCCATGTCAGCACTGTGCATCATTCAGAGAAAACTTGCAGCACAATAGTATAGCAACGAAAGAATTGAGGCAGAACATTTTTCTGCTTCTGCTTCAaccagcatggttttcataagAAAAGCAGGAAATTCATCTGGTAACTTACTCAGTCATGTTGTTAGCCTATTTTTTACTGAGACCATGTACTTGAATGTAAACTGTCATACtacctcacaagtcacaaccagACATTAGTGCTATATCGATGTACCTGTACTTGCTCACTGTCTTTTAGGCTTCTCTCGATAAAGTTCTGGTCATCCTGCGCATTCAATATGGAAGTTCAACTGAAACAGCTCACAACATGCATGAATATACCATGTGTAAACCTCAGCACTTAAAAGATACAACTACAAAAAGGTTCATTTTAAACTGTAGTAAATGCAAATGATCATTAATTATTCAGGTGGAACCTATAGTATTCCATCAAGTTAACACACAAGACAAAAAAATGTTGTACTGCAAAAGGAATGAACAAGAGGAAACCattgtaacaaaaaaaaatgctcaAGTTGGCAATTCAAACAACTATCTCACTAGCACAACACCTGAGATGCGTAAAATAAACATAAATTGGCACATAAGTTAAAGAAAATGGACTGTACCAGCAGAGACTTGTCGAGAAAATAATCAAATACCACCTTACACTTGGTTGAACCCAGTGGCACAGCTAGATTAGTGTCCATCCATGGACCGTACCTGAAAATAGAACTTATTCACATCTCCCATGCATAACGCAAAGTGAAAAGGGTAGAATAGCAGGATCTCAAGGATGATCACCTGTTGATCATAAAGTTTGGATAAACAAAGGCATAGAGAGCTTTTGTCCCTAAGCGTTCGAAGTCATCTGGTTCAGATGGTGCACTTTCACATCTTTGAACACTAACTCTTTCGTATGCCTGCTAGAGATGAATAGATGGTAATTAACTATTCATCTTAAAAGAGAACAGCAACTGCAATAGCATTAGTATGAGCTGAGCTGTGAAGatagataaaagaaaaaaacaaattgaAACCGGTACCTTCAAGAAAACAGAGCTCAACAAAGTATAAGTAGTATTCAAACAAATTGCACAAATATTTTCGTCTAGTCGAGACCCTTAAATTCGCACCAAAGTGACTAATCCCTAAACAGAATCTTATCAAGGAAATGTCTGCAGAAGGAAAGGAGGTTTGCGGACAATACAAGTGTTTCATAGGACTGAAGCTGCAGACCGGATGCAAGAGCCCCATGTGCATATGGGACGTGATATCCACCATCTAGATAATTGTCACAAAAGACCTGCATAAGAAATACACATTAGTTATAATATGTTCAAGAGAAATTCACTGCATTTCTGTGACATGTGAATAATGTGGCAGACCTTCCAGTTACAGTTGATAATATATTCTCGCCTGCAAATATGAGGCAGTGAAGTGTCAATGCCATTTGTACTCAACAGCTCTGAAGCGCTACCGAGCCATTCATCTCCAACCACATCaccagcatcatcttcagtgGACTCGTCATCAAATCTGGCCAACACAAAAGGTCCCCATGTAGCCACCTTAATTGGTACGAGACCAAAATCCTGTTTCCAAACAGAAGCATAAGTTGCAGTCATTGGGCTGAGTATAGGCTGAAGAAAGAGTTTGGAATATATTTACATTCTTATTGAAATTCTTTATTCCTGATATTCTTGTAGCCTTCAGGAGGGTACCGTCCAATCCATATGTCCATCCCTACAAAACAGCATCCCTACCATCTCACTCAACACTCATAATGATCGAAACAACTAGGCAAATAATACAATTTCTACAGCTCAGCATCTGCTACCGGTAGAAAGCAGAGGCTTTACCCATACCCAGTTCATGAAAAACCCTACTCGAAGTAATGAACTCAATGATGTTTCATTGTTTGGTCACTTTCTGATTGTACTTTAAGTATCCACATAACTACCAAAAAGATGGGAGTTCAGTTCTCAGTTTCTGTCATAGAAATCAAGGTTTGAATTCTCATTACATTTGTGGAAGTTATTAGTGCTGACAGCCGAATCGACAATTAGCATTCTAAAGGACCTTCAGTTAATATCACACTTATTCATCCCAAGTTATTTTCCACATTTTCTTTCACAAAACCTAATGAATCAATCATCTGTACCATATGTCTTTCTtagagaaacaaagaaagaaatatgATAAGAtcagcactataa
It includes:
- the LOC101767194 gene encoding disease resistance protein RPM1 yields the protein MADALFVVLRKVALSLGEGVLERIGTELAEVAPILTDFEHSMKQIEGELSILKAFIDQVSTHKDGDKAFDAWLDQVRDVALEVEDIIDEYAYLTAQAPDTSSFFKRKFHQIKNFAAWQKFPSQVSQVEARIQRLTEMRNRYGISLGELDKSNKLQQYNQFSTSDFAYLTDNSEIVGNTDEIARLTHWLLEEKQDRTLIAIFGMGGLGKTTITSSVYKNQKIRRNFDCRAWVTLSQTYQAEELLREIINQLIDQRSSMASGLMTMNRMRLIEVIQSYLQDKKYMIVLDDVWDKDAWLFLNYAFVRNNCGSKVLITTRQKDVSSLATGSYVIEMKTLKYAESWELFCKKAFCASKDNICPDNLISWANKIVTKCQGLPLAIVTIGSILSYRELEEQVWKFFYDQLSWHIANNPELNWISSVLNLSLNNLPSYLRSCFLYCSLFPEDYKIKRKLISKLWIAEGLVEERGDGTTMEEVAECYLMELTQRSLLQVTEKNACGRARTFLMHDLVREVTLILAKKEKFGIAYGNGGTAQVAHEARRLSIQRGAKSLNSLASSRLRSFILFDTEVPSSWIYDVSSSFRLLRVLCLRFANIEQVPCVVTELYNLRYVDLSHTKVKKIPASFSKLVNLQVLDLRFSYVDELPLEITMLTNLRHLHVFVVHDVQQRSLNCFGSTKFLGNICHLKNLQALYTISANKHLVLQLENLTQMRGLGIMKVQQSYIAELWNSLTMMPNLSRLLLFASDMDEILNLKMLRALPNLKLLWLAGKLDGGMVPSLFSKFEKITQLKMDWSGLNEDPISSLSHMLNLVNLCLVRAYDGQQLTFCAGWFPKLITLQLIDMEHLDLIEIEDGTLMSLHTLELTGLRNLKAVPEGIKYLRTLDQMFLTDMPNEFIERLLGSDKHIVQHIPDIHNFGSSDSQAANNFISSEYLAKKYGAGAINYSPAE
- the LOC101767591 gene encoding choline monooxygenase, chloroplastic, which codes for MAAARSLAALSSARATRPGPRRAGAWPPRVSAAVARAVAAEPEHARRLVAEFDPAVPLDAAVTPPSGWYADQDFLRLELDRVFLRGWQAVGHIWQVKNPNDFFTGRLGNVEFVVCRDANGNLHAFHNVCRHHASLLACGSGQKTCFQCPYHGWTYGLDGTLLKATRISGIKNFNKNDFGLVPIKVATWGPFVLARFDDESTEDDAGDVVGDEWLGSASELLSTNGIDTSLPHICRREYIINCNWKVFCDNYLDGGYHVPYAHGALASGLQLQSYETLAYERVSVQRCESAPSEPDDFERLGTKALYAFVYPNFMINRYGPWMDTNLAVPLGSTKCKVVFDYFLDKSLLDDQNFIERSLKDSEQVQMEDIALCEGVQRGLESPAYGVGRYAPSVEMAMHHFHCLLHANLSG